A genomic stretch from bacterium includes:
- a CDS encoding MBL fold metallo-hydrolase, with the protein MEEKWTEIVEKVRKELDEAVNSLIQQTFSEVEELLKGMKNKAQELTSKAEEENLTPEKINETIQKTLQELIETKGLQIEEALKAEEENLRKEVQEMAEKIRQTIENRIKEVEAEIDSQVKSVFDPERVRGLLEEKIKTFIEEKSHLFEDDLKTLGKEVVDKNQKDIKKNLEKSLKAFYEAEDGLKKIIGEIVKNQSDYITSQLQEKISEMLSTSAKELLLESPLSERIAEYVGFEMKKYMQEIENIKATLDVLEMRIKILSETPGSSEERPPSEKEEIEIPQAVLFPEDEGVREASAEEKLETKPENVTEEVQVPPVEEQASEVFEETSMPAEATEETVEVTEERKERLFKLQIPIEITYFGHAAFLITANNTKIITDPYKHMALNGSIKYQPIDVEADFVTVSHMHMDQGAWKEIPGNPKLVEVAGEKSFSDFPFLKFKGIQTYHDNAEGNVRGANMVFNIEIAGIKITHLGALGHILTKEQLREIGKPVDIIFIPVGGYDTLPIRDAWEVVEQLDPLVVIPMRFKTDACELPLAEVDAFLSLAKCPVKVMESTIFVDSLPTSREVWVLKPLKI; encoded by the coding sequence ATGGAAGAAAAATGGACTGAAATCGTTGAAAAGGTCCGTAAAGAGCTGGATGAGGCTGTAAACAGCCTCATCCAGCAAACATTTTCTGAGGTAGAAGAACTGCTGAAAGGAATGAAGAACAAAGCCCAGGAACTTACCAGCAAAGCAGAAGAAGAAAACCTTACTCCTGAAAAGATAAACGAAACCATACAAAAAACACTACAAGAACTAATTGAAACCAAAGGGCTGCAGATTGAAGAGGCTCTAAAAGCAGAGGAAGAAAATCTCCGCAAAGAAGTTCAGGAAATGGCTGAGAAAATCAGGCAAACTATCGAAAACCGGATTAAAGAAGTAGAAGCGGAAATCGATTCTCAAGTAAAATCCGTTTTTGATCCAGAAAGGGTAAGAGGGCTTTTAGAAGAGAAGATCAAAACCTTCATAGAGGAAAAATCCCATTTATTCGAGGATGACCTTAAGACACTCGGGAAAGAAGTTGTTGATAAAAATCAGAAAGATATAAAGAAAAACCTGGAAAAAAGCCTAAAAGCCTTCTACGAAGCAGAAGACGGGTTAAAGAAAATCATTGGTGAAATCGTAAAAAATCAAAGCGATTATATCACCTCTCAGCTTCAGGAAAAAATTTCAGAAATGCTGAGTACCAGTGCTAAAGAGTTACTCCTCGAATCTCCTCTTTCCGAGAGAATAGCAGAATACGTCGGATTCGAAATGAAAAAATATATGCAAGAAATAGAAAACATTAAGGCAACACTGGACGTTCTCGAAATGCGAATCAAGATTCTCTCAGAAACCCCCGGATCATCAGAAGAGCGGCCACCTTCAGAAAAAGAAGAAATTGAAATTCCTCAGGCTGTTCTTTTCCCAGAGGATGAAGGCGTAAGAGAAGCATCGGCAGAAGAAAAGTTAGAGACAAAACCCGAAAACGTAACAGAAGAAGTGCAAGTCCCTCCAGTGGAAGAGCAAGCATCCGAAGTATTTGAAGAAACATCAATGCCAGCAGAAGCTACTGAAGAAACCGTGGAAGTAACAGAAGAGAGAAAAGAACGCCTTTTCAAACTACAAATCCCCATCGAGATTACATACTTTGGACACGCAGCCTTTCTTATAACGGCCAACAACACAAAAATCATCACTGACCCCTACAAGCATATGGCACTCAATGGCTCAATAAAGTATCAACCCATTGATGTTGAAGCCGACTTCGTTACTGTAAGCCACATGCATATGGATCAGGGAGCCTGGAAGGAAATTCCGGGGAATCCAAAACTCGTTGAAGTGGCAGGAGAAAAATCCTTTAGTGATTTTCCCTTCCTCAAATTTAAGGGTATCCAGACTTACCATGATAACGCAGAAGGTAATGTGAGAGGTGCAAATATGGTCTTCAACATTGAGATAGCCGGTATCAAAATAACTCATTTAGGCGCACTGGGACACATTCTCACAAAAGAACAGCTTAGAGAAATCGGCAAGCCGGTTGACATTATTTTTATCCCCGTAGGGGGGTATGATACCTTGCCTATAAGGGATGCTTGGGAAGTTGTAGAGCAGTTGGACCCGCTTGTAGTAATTCCAATGAGATTTAAAACCGATGCCTGTGAGCTTCCGCTGGCAGAAGTGGATGCCTTCCTCAGTCTTGCTAAATGTCCTGTAAAAGTAATGGAATCAACAATCTTTGTTGATTCCTTGCCTACCTCAAGGGAGGTTTGGGTTTTAAAACCACTCAAAATTTAA
- a CDS encoding CvpA family protein, with protein sequence MNGVDVIVLIVLAFFALRGLLVGLIKEVLSLVGLILAIFISLKFSDLMSFYLKGIKDPLILKVLSILILFALVIFLTQLVIFLIRKAIKPTFISILDKFLGLLLGIFEGIVVAGTLLYFASRFEFARVYIEKSAYSGTISKIYENVVIKNFNEVREFFENVED encoded by the coding sequence ATGAATGGTGTGGATGTTATTGTTCTTATAGTACTTGCATTTTTTGCCCTGAGGGGCCTTCTTGTCGGCCTTATAAAGGAAGTACTCTCTCTTGTGGGTCTCATTCTTGCGATTTTCATATCTCTCAAGTTTAGCGATCTCATGAGTTTTTATCTTAAGGGCATTAAAGACCCTCTGATCTTGAAGGTGTTGAGTATCCTCATCCTCTTTGCTCTGGTAATATTTCTAACCCAGCTTGTAATTTTCCTGATAAGGAAGGCTATAAAGCCTACCTTTATAAGCATACTGGATAAGTTTCTTGGACTTTTGCTTGGCATTTTTGAAGGAATTGTCGTTGCAGGTACTTTACTTTATTTTGCCAGCAGATTTGAGTTCGCAAGGGTTTATATAGAAAAAAGTGCTTATTCTGGAACGATTTCAAAGATTTATGAGAATGTTGTGATAAAGAATTTTAACGAGGTAAGAGAGTTTTTCGAAAATGTGGAAGACTGA
- a CDS encoding UbiA family prenyltransferase — protein MEKIKGFLKLIRPLNLLIVIFASFVAFMITGLCGNPISFAKFLIPILLLAAFSNSLNDFMDAKLDEKAHPHRPIPSGLLSLKDALFFNIILGFFAFLSSILYGTQTARAVFVMGLILAILYDVYFKRVAFIGNFIVSFLTSYPFLLLALETGSFHLLWYPVLCAIIYNLAREAVKDMEDFSADEEFGYKTLPVYLGEKGVKYYVTFLLFLLFIFSIIAYFRAFPRAIFVVYMSILWIYLG, from the coding sequence ATGGAAAAGATTAAGGGATTTTTGAAACTGATAAGGCCATTGAATCTTTTGATTGTTATATTTGCCTCTTTTGTTGCTTTTATGATTACTGGTTTGTGTGGAAATCCCATCTCCTTCGCAAAATTCTTGATTCCAATCCTGTTGCTTGCTGCTTTTTCAAACTCTTTGAACGATTTTATGGATGCAAAATTGGATGAGAAGGCTCATCCTCACAGGCCTATTCCTTCAGGGCTTCTTAGCTTGAAGGATGCCTTATTTTTTAACATTATCCTCGGATTTTTTGCCTTTTTGAGTTCTATTTTATACGGGACTCAGACTGCCCGTGCCGTTTTTGTGATGGGCTTAATCCTCGCAATTCTTTACGATGTTTATTTCAAAAGGGTCGCTTTTATTGGAAATTTCATCGTTAGTTTCCTCACCTCTTATCCGTTTCTTCTTCTGGCGTTGGAAACTGGGAGTTTTCATCTTTTGTGGTATCCTGTCTTGTGTGCAATAATATACAATCTTGCCCGTGAGGCGGTCAAGGATATGGAAGACTTCAGTGCTGACGAGGAATTCGGATATAAGACTCTTCCAGTTTATCTGGGTGAAAAGGGTGTAAAATACTATGTGACTTTTTTGCTTTTTTTGCTTTTCATCTTCTCAATCATCGCTTACTTTAGGGCTTTTCCGAGGGCAATTTTCGTAGTTTACATGTCCATCTTGTGGATCTACCTTGGTT
- a CDS encoding cytidine deaminase: MVRGEIEELVKRAEEALGNSYAPYSGYSVAAALLCKDGSVYTGVNVENASYGLTICAERVAIFKAVSEGKRDFVAIAIVSNDPERPPYPCGACRQVMVEFSKEMLVVVKTKDGLVSIGVDKLLPYSFNFEK; the protein is encoded by the coding sequence ATGGTACGTGGAGAAATTGAAGAGCTGGTGAAAAGGGCAGAGGAAGCCCTGGGTAATTCATATGCGCCATATTCCGGCTATTCTGTTGCTGCTGCCCTTTTGTGTAAAGATGGTAGTGTTTATACTGGAGTTAATGTTGAGAATGCTTCGTATGGTTTGACTATTTGTGCTGAGCGGGTTGCTATTTTTAAAGCAGTTTCCGAAGGGAAAAGGGATTTTGTGGCCATTGCAATAGTTTCTAACGATCCCGAGAGGCCTCCCTACCCTTGCGGTGCTTGCAGACAGGTTATGGTGGAGTTCTCTAAGGAAATGCTCGTTGTGGTTAAGACCAAGGATGGTTTGGTTTCTATAGGGGTTGATAAACTTTTACCCTATTCGTTTAATTTTGAAAAGTAG
- a CDS encoding acetyl ornithine aminotransferase family protein, with protein MPLKPEIKTQLPGPKAKELLKRDEEYISPSYTRTYPAVIERGEGVWVYDVDGNRFLDMAAGIAVLTTGHCHPEIVKAVQEQVGKLIHMSGTDFYYPYQIELAEKLAEIAPGSKNKRVFFSNSGTEANEAALKLARYKQKRPIFIAFLGAFHGRTFGSMSISASKAIHRKYFSPLLPQVVHVPYPNPYRPIFGVPAEKLTDTIIDYIENFIFTTIAPPEEVAAFVFEPIQGEGGYVVPPADFFKRLKALAEKYGILLIDDEVQAGMGRTGKMFAIEHFDVIPDIVTVAKGIASGFPLGATIAKKSLMDWESGTHASTFGGNPVSCVAALKTIELLENGLIENARNIGEYLKSELLKLKDEFEFIGDVRGIGLMIGVEIVKDKTSKTPDSKLRNKIVDECFYKGLLLLGAGPNTVRWCPALTVTREEIDTALEIFREVLKKI; from the coding sequence ATGCCTTTGAAACCAGAGATAAAAACCCAGCTGCCAGGACCAAAGGCTAAAGAGTTACTTAAAAGAGACGAAGAGTATATATCCCCTTCCTACACACGCACCTACCCCGCTGTAATTGAACGGGGAGAAGGCGTTTGGGTGTACGATGTCGACGGAAACAGATTTTTAGATATGGCTGCAGGAATTGCGGTTCTCACCACAGGGCATTGCCATCCCGAAATCGTTAAAGCAGTGCAGGAACAAGTGGGTAAACTTATCCACATGTCGGGAACGGATTTTTACTACCCTTATCAGATTGAACTGGCAGAAAAGCTGGCTGAAATTGCACCCGGCTCAAAAAATAAAAGGGTGTTCTTCTCCAACTCGGGAACTGAGGCTAACGAAGCTGCACTAAAGCTCGCCAGGTATAAACAGAAAAGGCCCATATTTATAGCTTTTCTCGGTGCCTTCCATGGTAGAACCTTCGGATCAATGAGTATTTCAGCTTCAAAAGCAATTCACAGAAAATACTTCAGTCCACTCTTGCCACAGGTGGTTCACGTACCATATCCTAATCCTTATAGACCAATCTTTGGGGTGCCCGCTGAAAAACTAACCGATACCATAATTGATTACATTGAAAACTTTATTTTTACGACCATTGCACCACCTGAAGAGGTAGCGGCCTTTGTTTTCGAACCCATTCAGGGAGAAGGTGGTTATGTAGTCCCGCCGGCAGACTTTTTTAAAAGGCTCAAGGCACTCGCCGAAAAATATGGTATTCTCCTCATTGATGATGAAGTACAGGCAGGAATGGGGAGAACCGGAAAAATGTTCGCGATAGAACATTTTGACGTAATACCAGACATTGTTACCGTTGCGAAGGGTATAGCCTCAGGTTTTCCCTTAGGTGCAACTATTGCGAAAAAATCCCTGATGGATTGGGAATCCGGGACTCATGCCAGCACCTTTGGAGGTAATCCCGTTTCCTGTGTTGCAGCTTTAAAGACCATTGAACTCCTTGAAAATGGGCTTATAGAAAACGCGAGAAATATCGGTGAATATCTAAAATCAGAACTCCTCAAACTTAAAGATGAGTTTGAATTTATTGGCGATGTGCGTGGAATTGGCCTCATGATCGGGGTCGAAATTGTTAAAGATAAAACTTCCAAAACACCCGATTCCAAGTTAAGAAATAAAATCGTCGATGAATGTTTTTACAAAGGGCTTCTACTCTTAGGCGCAGGGCCTAACACTGTAAGGTGGTGTCCTGCTCTCACTGTCACGAGGGAAGAAATAGATACAGCCCTTGAAATATTTAGAGAAGTTCTTAAAAAAATCTAA
- a CDS encoding cyclic 2,3-diphosphoglycerate synthase: MRKKVIIMGAAGRDFHNFNVFFRDNEEYEVVAFTATQIPDIEGRKYPPELSGKLYPDGIPIYPEDELEELIRKHKVDFVVFSYSDVSHEYVMNRASMAMSAGASFMLLGPSHTMLTSTKPVISVCAVRTGSGKSQTTRRVAEILKKLGKKTVVIRHPMPYGDLTKQVVQRFGSLEDLDKHNCTIEEREEYEPHIDRGNVVYAGVDYEKILRQAEQEADVILWDGGNNDFPFFKSDLHIVVVDPHRPGHEVTYHPGETNLRMADVIVINKIDTAYPEDIQIVRENARSANPKATIIEAASPIFVENYEAIKGKKVLVIEDGPTLTHGEMAFGAGYVAAEKYGAAEIVDPRPYAVGSIKETYEKYTQLEVILPAMGYSPKQLKELEETINAVPADLVVVATPINLGKILKINKPYVRVKYELQEIGKPDLEDIIKDFFEKRRTN; this comes from the coding sequence ATGAGGAAAAAAGTTATCATAATGGGCGCAGCAGGTAGAGATTTCCATAATTTCAACGTCTTCTTTAGAGATAATGAGGAATATGAAGTCGTTGCATTCACCGCAACTCAAATTCCTGACATTGAAGGAAGGAAATATCCACCAGAACTATCCGGTAAACTCTACCCTGACGGAATTCCAATTTATCCTGAAGACGAACTGGAAGAACTTATTAGAAAGCATAAGGTTGATTTTGTAGTTTTCTCATACTCTGATGTTTCCCACGAATATGTGATGAACCGTGCATCTATGGCGATGTCTGCCGGCGCCAGTTTCATGCTCCTTGGACCCTCCCATACAATGCTTACTTCAACAAAGCCAGTAATTTCAGTTTGTGCGGTGAGAACAGGCTCAGGAAAAAGCCAAACCACAAGAAGAGTAGCAGAAATACTTAAAAAACTGGGAAAAAAGACCGTTGTCATAAGGCATCCAATGCCGTATGGAGACCTTACGAAACAGGTTGTCCAGAGATTTGGAAGTCTTGAAGACTTAGACAAACACAATTGTACTATAGAAGAAAGGGAAGAGTACGAACCCCACATTGATCGGGGTAATGTGGTTTATGCAGGCGTTGATTATGAAAAAATTTTAAGGCAGGCCGAACAGGAAGCGGATGTAATTCTCTGGGACGGTGGGAACAACGATTTTCCATTCTTTAAGTCCGATCTGCACATAGTAGTTGTTGATCCTCACAGGCCAGGTCATGAAGTAACATACCACCCAGGTGAAACCAACCTTAGAATGGCTGACGTAATAGTAATAAACAAGATAGACACTGCATATCCGGAAGATATACAGATCGTCCGTGAAAACGCAAGATCTGCAAATCCAAAAGCTACAATAATTGAAGCTGCCTCACCCATCTTCGTTGAGAACTATGAAGCAATTAAAGGGAAAAAGGTACTGGTAATTGAGGATGGTCCAACTTTGACCCATGGCGAAATGGCATTCGGTGCTGGCTATGTAGCAGCAGAGAAATACGGTGCAGCAGAGATTGTAGATCCAAGACCCTATGCTGTGGGCTCCATAAAAGAGACTTACGAGAAATACACACAACTGGAGGTTATACTTCCTGCAATGGGTTATTCCCCAAAACAGCTTAAAGAATTAGAAGAAACAATCAATGCAGTCCCTGCCGATCTCGTAGTTGTAGCAACTCCTATAAACCTTGGCAAAATCTTGAAGATAAACAAGCCTTATGTTAGGGTAAAATATGAACTTCAAGAGATTGGAAAACCCGATCTTGAAGACATTATAAAGGACTTTTTTGAGAAGAGGAGAACAAACTAA
- the rlmN gene encoding 23S rRNA (adenine(2503)-C(2))-methyltransferase RlmN has product MENLISLKVKDLESLFASLKEKPYRVRQILKWIWGKGKDNIDEFSDLPKELRHFLFQNYYIERAEPVSILSSQDGSIKFLIQLENGDRVESVFIPDADRNTVCVSSQVGCPLKCTFCATGKLGYVRNLKFYEILEQVRIVRNHVNTRITNVVFMGMGEPFLNYEEVIESARVINNPNTFSIGARKITISTAGIIPGIRKLANEPEQFKLAVSLNSAIQEKREKLMPIAKKYPLSDLREALLDFYEAKKRWITFEYILIPGVNDTDEDVDALTEYVNSIPSKLNLIPYNPHPYSSFRAPKDEEIEKFLKILRKNLKRAVTLRKSKGQDIKGACGQLAYFSKLNE; this is encoded by the coding sequence ATGGAAAACCTTATATCCTTGAAGGTAAAAGATCTTGAATCTTTGTTTGCTTCTCTAAAGGAGAAACCTTACAGGGTCAGGCAAATTTTGAAATGGATATGGGGAAAAGGCAAAGATAACATTGATGAGTTTTCAGACCTTCCAAAGGAACTAAGACATTTTCTTTTTCAAAATTACTACATAGAACGAGCAGAACCAGTATCGATACTTTCTTCTCAGGATGGCTCTATAAAGTTTCTTATACAGCTTGAAAACGGAGATAGGGTTGAATCGGTCTTCATTCCTGATGCTGATAGAAATACCGTGTGTGTGTCTTCCCAGGTAGGGTGCCCTTTAAAATGCACATTTTGTGCGACAGGGAAACTTGGATACGTTAGAAACCTGAAATTTTACGAAATCCTTGAACAGGTCAGAATTGTTAGAAATCACGTGAATACAAGGATAACTAATGTAGTATTCATGGGGATGGGAGAACCGTTCCTTAATTATGAAGAGGTAATTGAAAGTGCCAGAGTTATAAACAATCCCAATACCTTTTCCATCGGTGCAAGAAAAATTACCATCTCCACTGCTGGAATTATCCCGGGAATAAGAAAACTTGCCAATGAGCCAGAACAGTTTAAACTGGCAGTTTCTTTAAATTCTGCCATTCAGGAAAAACGGGAAAAACTCATGCCAATAGCAAAGAAATACCCCCTCAGCGATCTGAGGGAAGCCTTACTCGATTTCTACGAAGCAAAAAAGCGCTGGATTACCTTTGAATACATTCTTATTCCCGGCGTAAACGACACAGACGAGGATGTTGATGCCTTAACCGAATACGTCAATTCCATACCATCGAAATTGAATCTCATCCCGTACAACCCTCATCCTTATTCCAGTTTCAGAGCTCCAAAAGATGAAGAAATAGAGAAATTCCTTAAAATTTTAAGGAAAAACCTTAAGCGAGCTGTAACATTGAGAAAATCAAAGGGACAGGATATTAAAGGAGCATGCGGACAACTTGCCTACTTTTCAAAATTAAACGAATAG
- a CDS encoding metallophosphoesterase, translating into MKIGFISDTHDNKEAIQVAFSYFEREGVRNVIHLGDLISPFNFRFLREVYTGSLYYVFGNNDGERLFLTEQAKEFGVAVFKLPQILDINGIKIVAMHEPFAISELAETQKFKIVAYGHTHKLHVEKIGKTHIVNPGEACGYLTGKRTFVIVDLDKDICEVREF; encoded by the coding sequence GTGAAAATTGGTTTTATTTCTGATACCCATGATAACAAAGAAGCTATTCAGGTGGCCTTCTCCTACTTTGAAAGGGAAGGGGTAAGGAACGTTATTCACCTTGGAGACCTGATATCTCCCTTTAATTTCAGGTTCCTCAGGGAAGTATATACCGGAAGCCTTTACTATGTGTTCGGTAATAACGATGGGGAAAGGCTTTTCCTCACTGAGCAGGCAAAGGAATTTGGGGTTGCGGTTTTTAAATTACCACAGATTCTTGATATAAATGGTATTAAAATTGTAGCTATGCACGAGCCTTTTGCAATATCAGAACTGGCGGAGACGCAAAAATTTAAAATTGTGGCTTATGGGCACACCCATAAACTACATGTGGAGAAGATTGGTAAAACCCATATCGTAAATCCTGGTGAAGCCTGCGGTTATCTTACCGGTAAAAGAACTTTTGTGATCGTTGATTTAGATAAAGATATTTGTGAGGTGAGAGAGTTTTAG
- a CDS encoding tetratricopeptide repeat protein → MLFVFGTFDTTSSEMMMNYYESTGDFVSALEEAKSLYHNTGDFFYLKKMILYAMRLGNVSDGLKWGFDYLDKEFDHDVFFLIVSKLKEGKDLSEFRDIIKKYSSLNDSLSFYEGYLYYLEGNYEKALPCFERSKSYFSALPVFVSSYLDLLWKLRKTDLLKNYLDSVNTGLPQLKFLRGLYYKLIGLDDSALLIFKGLYKEGLGDIGFLKVYMQSLDEAGKYEEADSVAEKLKKVMPFSSEVRKLLGLHYLNRGDYATALSEFLVASGLQEGDADVHYYLSRTLYALGAIQDALKEIEKAVKLNPYSREYLYYRIFLLLSAGRNDEALRYIYITERNLGEESYLFYLKAEAFKRRDDRENAFRNYLKALELDSLNLKRYIDLLEYAKIAKIGLDFKGYLNRALRVAREGIDSINVAYIAMELREYEFAMNIMEKMVEAGYEDPLLYNNLAYALCELDKDLERAINLVDQSIKAQPDDYHFLDTKAWILFKMGRIDESLKLIEEAIQKGGADDPEVKIHYKLIKGTKGLSNE, encoded by the coding sequence TTGCTTTTTGTTTTCGGCACCTTTGATACGACCTCTTCCGAGATGATGATGAATTATTACGAAAGCACGGGCGATTTTGTTAGCGCTTTAGAGGAGGCTAAATCGCTTTACCATAATACTGGGGATTTCTTCTATCTTAAAAAGATGATATTATACGCGATGAGGTTGGGTAACGTTTCTGATGGATTAAAGTGGGGATTTGATTATCTGGACAAGGAGTTTGACCATGATGTTTTCTTTTTAATTGTAAGTAAGCTAAAGGAGGGTAAGGATTTATCTGAATTCAGAGATATAATTAAAAAATACTCGAGCCTGAATGATTCCCTTAGTTTCTACGAAGGCTATCTTTATTATTTGGAAGGTAATTATGAGAAAGCGTTACCTTGCTTTGAGAGATCTAAGTCCTATTTTTCAGCTTTACCAGTCTTTGTTTCTTCGTATTTAGATCTTCTATGGAAGCTTCGTAAAACCGATTTGCTGAAAAACTATCTTGACAGTGTTAATACAGGTTTGCCGCAACTTAAGTTTTTAAGAGGACTTTATTACAAACTAATAGGATTAGATGATTCCGCTCTCTTGATTTTTAAAGGGCTGTATAAAGAAGGTTTAGGGGACATAGGCTTTTTAAAAGTTTACATGCAGAGTCTCGACGAGGCTGGTAAATATGAGGAAGCCGACTCCGTTGCTGAAAAACTAAAAAAGGTGATGCCTTTTTCTTCGGAGGTTAGGAAACTACTGGGACTTCATTACCTCAATAGGGGGGATTATGCCACCGCTTTAAGTGAATTTCTCGTTGCCTCCGGACTTCAAGAAGGTGACGCCGATGTCCATTATTACCTATCCAGAACCCTTTATGCCCTTGGCGCCATTCAAGATGCTCTTAAAGAGATTGAAAAGGCCGTGAAATTGAATCCATATTCCCGGGAGTACCTCTATTACCGGATATTTCTTCTGCTTTCCGCTGGCAGGAACGATGAGGCTTTAAGATACATATATATTACTGAACGAAATCTTGGAGAAGAAAGTTATCTGTTTTATCTTAAAGCGGAGGCTTTTAAAAGAAGAGATGATAGGGAAAATGCTTTTAGGAACTATTTGAAGGCGCTGGAACTTGATAGCCTCAATTTAAAAAGGTATATAGATCTTCTCGAATATGCGAAGATTGCAAAAATTGGCCTGGATTTCAAAGGATATCTAAATAGGGCACTTAGAGTGGCGAGGGAAGGGATTGATTCCATTAATGTTGCTTATATTGCTATGGAGTTGAGGGAATACGAGTTTGCAATGAACATTATGGAAAAGATGGTGGAAGCAGGCTATGAGGATCCTCTACTTTACAACAACCTTGCTTATGCTTTATGCGAGCTTGATAAGGATTTGGAAAGGGCAATAAATTTAGTAGATCAATCCATTAAGGCTCAGCCGGACGATTACCATTTTCTGGATACGAAAGCCTGGATTTTGTTTAAGATGGGTAGGATTGATGAGTCTTTAAAGCTCATCGAGGAGGCTATTCAAAAAGGTGGAGCAGACGATCCGGAAGTGAAGATTCATTATAAACTTATAAAAGGAACGAAGGGTTTAAGTAATGAGTAA
- the coaE gene encoding dephospho-CoA kinase (Dephospho-CoA kinase (CoaE) performs the final step in coenzyme A biosynthesis.) — MSKVVIITGKAGTGKTTVADILRKYGFNVLDVDSLAHSLLQDFKDDIAREFGKEVLGCDGIIDRKKLGELVFKDPEKIAKLERILHPVLGRRIKEMVEGREGNIFIDVAIPKKLSLYTIADFTIVVTSPQELVVERLRKKGWAEEKIKAVMEWQTEEFPEGKYYLVPNSGTLEELEKKILSILKMEGFLNGKD; from the coding sequence ATGAGTAAAGTTGTTATAATTACGGGTAAAGCTGGCACGGGTAAAACAACGGTGGCAGACATATTGCGGAAGTACGGGTTTAATGTTTTAGACGTTGATTCCCTTGCTCATTCTCTCCTTCAAGATTTTAAGGATGATATCGCAAGGGAATTTGGAAAGGAGGTTCTCGGTTGCGATGGCATAATAGACAGAAAAAAACTGGGCGAACTGGTTTTCAAAGACCCGGAGAAGATTGCAAAATTGGAGCGGATTTTACATCCCGTTCTTGGAAGGCGCATAAAGGAGATGGTAGAAGGTAGGGAAGGCAATATATTCATAGATGTTGCAATTCCCAAAAAGCTCTCTCTGTACACAATTGCAGATTTTACCATCGTGGTAACGTCACCGCAGGAATTGGTAGTGGAAAGGCTCAGAAAGAAAGGGTGGGCAGAAGAGAAGATAAAAGCAGTTATGGAGTGGCAAACGGAGGAGTTTCCTGAGGGCAAGTATTATCTGGTTCCTAATAGTGGCACCTTGGAGGAATTGGAAAAAAAGATCCTTTCGATTTTAAAAATGGAGGGCTTTTTGAATGGAAAAGATTAA